A genomic segment from Conger conger chromosome 2, fConCon1.1, whole genome shotgun sequence encodes:
- the LOC133118709 gene encoding cytochrome P450 2K1-like — protein sequence MLEEILPQMLSPLTPLGVVLVLFLLYLLSSTPGPGKSPPGPRPLPLLGNLLHLDLKQLHVSLCELSKKYGSVFTVHFGPKKVVILTGYKTVKQALVNYAEQFGDREIPPMLRDAFQGHGVLFANGNSWKEMRRFSLSTLRDFGMGKRGSEEKIIEESRHLIEVFENFMGEPFNTTQAVNCSASNIISSIMYGSCFDYADPSFQKMVDSNNENIQLYGSAEILLYNTFPWLRWFCGRWLVNRTQILKNDQCNIEEIKGLVQGLKDTLNPQDLRGFVDSFLVQQQKESDQPDSYFHNDNLNFTVYNLFAAGTDTTGTTLRWGLLLMAKYPHIQDQVQEELSRVIGDREPRVEDRRNLPYTDAVIHEIQRVANIVPMSLFHTTSCDVTFQGYVIKKGTTVIPLLASVLQDEEEWETPHSFNPGHFLDEKGCFIKRDAFMPFSAGRRACLGESLARMELFLFFTFLLQRFCFTPPPGMSEDELDLTPSVGATLNPSPHQLCAVSRA from the exons ATGTTGGAGGAGATTTTACCCCAGATGCTCTCACCCTTGACCCCTCTGGGGGTGGTGCTGGTGCTGTTTTTGCTCTACCTGCTCTCCTCCACCCCTGGGCCTGGAAAAAGCCCACCGGGACCCAGACCCCTGCCTCTCCTCGGGAACCTGCTCCACCTGGACTTGAAACAGCTtcatgtgtctctctgtgag CTGTCTAAGAAATATGGATCTGTGTTCACTGTACACTTTGGTCCAAAGAAGGTGGTCATTTTGACAGGCTACAAGACAGTGAAACAGGCGCTGGTCAACTACGCCGAACAGTTTGGAGACCGAGAAATTCCTCCCAtgctcagagatgcttttcaagGACACG GTGTTCTGTTTGCCAACGGAAACTCCTGGAAGGAGATGAGACgcttctccctctctacccTGCGAGACTTCGGAATGGGCAAGAGGGGGAGCGAGGAGAAGATCATTGAGGAATCACGGCACCTCATCGAGGTGTTTGAGAATTTTATgg GTGAACCTTTCAACACCACTCAGGCAGTGAATTGCTCCGCCTCCAACATAATCAGCTCTATCATGTATGGCAGTTGCTTTGACTACGCTGACCCCAGCTTCCAAAAAATGGTTGACAGCAACAatgaaaatatccagctgtatggTTCAGCGGAAATACTG CTGTACAACACGTTCCCCTGGCTGCGCTGGTTTTGTGGCCGGTGGCTGGTGAATCGGACCCAGATTTTGAAGAACGACCAATGCAACATTGAGGAGATCAAGGGTCTGGTGCAGGGACTGAAGGACACACTCAACCCCCAGGACCTCAGGGGATTTGTGGACTCCTTCCTAGTTCAGCAGCAGAAG GAGTCAGACCAGCCAGATTCCTACTTCCACAACGACAACTTGAACTTTACTGTCTACAACCTGTTTGCAGCAGGGACAGATACCACTGGAACCACCCTGAGATGGGGCCTGCTGTTGATGGCCAAGTACCCCCACATACAAG ACCAGGTTCAGGAAGAGCTGAGTCGGGTCATTGGGGACCGGGAACCCCGGGTGGAGGACCGGAGGAACCTGCCCTACACAGACGCTGTGATCCACGAGATCCAGAGAGTGGCTAACATTGTACCCATGAGCCTTTTCCACACCACCAGCTGTGATGTCACCTTCCAGGGATACGTCATCAAGAAG ggaaCTACGGTGATCCCACTCCTGGCGTCAGTGCTGCAGGATGAGGAAGAGTGGGAGACCCCCCACAGCTTCAACCCTGGCCACTTCCTGGATGAGAAGGGCTGCTTCATCAAGAGAGATGCCTTCATGCCCTTCTCTGCAG GGCGACGGGCCTGTCTGGGAGAGAGCCTGGCCAGGATGgagctcttcctcttcttcacctTCCTCCTGCAGAGGTTCTGCTTCACACCACCACCGGGCATGTCAGAGGATGAGCTGGACCTGACACCGTCTGTGGGGGCCACCCTCAACCCTTCTCCCcaccagctgtgtgctgtgagccgggcctaa